Proteins encoded within one genomic window of Brenneria nigrifluens DSM 30175 = ATCC 13028:
- a CDS encoding sigma-54-dependent Fis family transcriptional regulator, producing MHNPRPFSSDKPVLIDPASIAFQNVLDQLAPTDATVLIIGETGTGKEVVARYLHHSSPRRQRPFLAVNCGALNESLAEAELFGHQKGAFTGATETHQGWFEAAEGGTLLLDEIGELSLSLQVKLLRVLQEREITRVGSRRPIKVDVRVIAATHVDLAHAIREKRFREDLYYRLNVAAVTLPPLRQRQEDIPLLAEHFLSLYAHRLGRPQLQLSAEAHQLLMDYPWPGNIRELENTLHNAVLLSKESVITPRQLRLTSSAEIPGATETEELDRFIRRHLQSDVGQIYQRVTQSLVRNAFDICNGNQLQTAAMLGISRNTLRTHLAHQGLVKPRRSSASSLNWPRRCSAAGPSLDRELRIGYQKFGNLGVLKARQSLESLFAGQGINVSWSEFPAGPQLLHALHSDEIDFGTTGEVPPIFAQSQGCPLVYVAYEPPAPQSVALLVARDSPIASVAELRGKRIAVNKGSNVHYLLLQLLDEHALTLQDVRIIYAPPKYPLAPSDYQAVDAWLLWDPLLSDAERNGDLRVLADGRQRVQNQQFYLAQRQFSERCEDILQQLFAALQKTGNYIDNQRAEATALLSAELGLPRATLELALSRRSNKTRLMNTNVIREQQIIADRFFALGLLPRAINIRDAIWRTGSSSPSAPIYAEYSSGRY from the coding sequence ATGCATAACCCACGCCCCTTTTCCTCGGACAAGCCGGTACTGATAGATCCCGCCTCGATCGCCTTTCAGAACGTACTGGATCAACTGGCGCCCACCGATGCCACCGTGCTGATCATTGGTGAAACCGGCACCGGGAAAGAGGTGGTTGCCCGCTATTTGCACCATAGCAGCCCGCGCCGCCAGCGACCCTTCCTGGCCGTCAACTGCGGCGCGCTGAATGAAAGTCTGGCCGAAGCGGAACTGTTCGGCCATCAGAAAGGCGCGTTCACCGGCGCGACCGAAACCCATCAGGGATGGTTCGAAGCGGCCGAAGGCGGCACCCTGCTGCTGGATGAAATCGGCGAACTTAGCCTTTCGCTCCAGGTTAAACTGCTGCGGGTGTTGCAGGAGAGGGAGATCACCCGCGTCGGCTCGCGGCGGCCCATCAAGGTCGACGTGCGGGTGATTGCCGCCACCCATGTGGATTTGGCGCACGCCATCCGCGAAAAACGCTTCCGCGAAGATCTCTACTATCGGCTTAACGTCGCGGCCGTCACCCTGCCGCCGCTGCGCCAGCGCCAGGAAGACATCCCGCTGCTGGCGGAGCATTTTCTCTCGTTGTACGCCCATCGCCTGGGGCGGCCGCAGCTTCAGCTCTCCGCCGAGGCGCATCAGCTGCTGATGGATTACCCGTGGCCGGGAAATATCCGCGAGTTGGAAAATACCCTGCACAACGCGGTGCTGCTGAGTAAAGAATCGGTGATCACTCCCCGGCAGCTGCGCCTGACCAGCAGCGCGGAAATACCCGGCGCGACGGAGACGGAAGAGCTGGACCGCTTTATCCGCCGCCACCTGCAGAGCGACGTCGGCCAGATTTACCAGCGGGTCACCCAATCGCTGGTGCGCAACGCTTTCGACATCTGCAACGGCAATCAGCTACAGACCGCGGCGATGCTGGGGATCAGCCGCAATACCCTGCGCACCCATCTGGCGCATCAGGGGCTGGTCAAGCCGCGGCGGAGTTCGGCGTCGAGCCTGAACTGGCCGCGGCGCTGTTCCGCCGCCGGGCCATCCCTCGACCGTGAGCTGCGCATCGGCTATCAGAAGTTCGGCAATCTGGGGGTGCTTAAGGCGCGACAAAGCCTGGAGTCGCTGTTCGCCGGTCAGGGCATCAACGTGTCGTGGAGCGAATTCCCGGCGGGGCCGCAGCTGCTGCATGCGCTGCACAGCGACGAGATCGATTTCGGCACTACCGGCGAAGTACCGCCCATTTTCGCCCAGTCCCAGGGCTGCCCGCTGGTGTACGTCGCCTACGAACCGCCGGCGCCGCAGAGCGTGGCGCTGCTGGTGGCGCGGGACAGTCCCATCGCCAGCGTCGCGGAGCTGCGCGGCAAGCGCATCGCCGTCAACAAAGGCTCCAACGTGCATTACCTGTTGCTGCAACTGCTCGATGAACACGCGCTGACCTTGCAGGACGTGCGTATTATCTACGCCCCGCCGAAATACCCGCTGGCGCCCAGCGACTATCAGGCGGTGGACGCCTGGCTGCTGTGGGACCCGCTGCTGAGCGACGCCGAGCGCAACGGCGACCTGCGGGTGCTGGCCGACGGCCGCCAGCGGGTGCAGAACCAGCAGTTCTATCTGGCGCAGCGCCAGTTTTCCGAACGGTGCGAGGATATCCTGCAGCAACTGTTCGCGGCATTGCAGAAAACCGGGAATTACATCGACAACCAACGGGCGGAAGCCACCGCCCTGCTTTCGGCCGAACTGGGCCTGCCGCGCGCCACGCTGGAACTGGCCCTGTCGCGCCGCAGCAATAAAACGCGGCTTATGAATACCAACGTGATTCGCGAGCAGCAAATCATCGCCGATCGCTTTTTCGCCCTCGGCCTGCTGCCGCGCGCCATCAATATCCGCGACGCCATTTGGCGCACCGGTTCGTCGTCGCCGTCGGCGCCGATATATGCTGAATATAGTTCCGGGAGATATTAA